The Sinorhizobium sp. B11 genomic interval TTGGCAATGACGCGCTTCGCATTGAAAGCCATACCTTCCGTTGACGACGAAAACGCGCTCAGCTTAAGCCCCCATCTGGATACGTCCCGGCAATAAGCGCCATATGCCTCGCCGAACTTGTTCGCGAGGAATTCCTCTTCGGCATAAATGATGCACTGGTAGATAAGGCCGAACAGTAGGCATCCGGCAACGACGACCACCGGATTGCCGTGGAACAGAAAGAGCCCGGAGTAAATCAACATGTTCCCGACGTATAGGGGGTTGCGGCAAACGCCAAACATGCCTTCCGTCACCAAATCGCTGGCATAAACCCGCTTATTGAGGCCACCGCGCTTGATATAGGCATATCCGATCACGGTTGCGCGCAGTACCAAACCAGCCATGACGACAAGCAACGCGATGATGTTTTTCCATCCTTCGAGCGCAGCACTACCGAAAAACGTTGTGGCAGGCGGGCTAGAAACGAACAGTGCGACGATTATGAGCGGGAAAGCCTGGTTTCGGTATTTGAAAAAGAAGCGGCCGATCGCGAGGGAAACTCTGTTCATGGCTTTTCGACTCACTTGACCGCGACGATGCCGCAGAAATTGTACCAGCGGAAGAAGACCTCGGTGCTCTTGAAGCCTACCTCCTTGAGCAACTGGATGTTCTCCTCGAGGCGGTAGGGAATGAGGACATTTTCCAGTGCCTCTCGCTTCTTCGAGATT includes:
- a CDS encoding isoprenylcysteine carboxylmethyltransferase family protein; amino-acid sequence: MNRVSLAIGRFFFKYRNQAFPLIIVALFVSSPPATTFFGSAALEGWKNIIALLVVMAGLVLRATVIGYAYIKRGGLNKRVYASDLVTEGMFGVCRNPLYVGNMLIYSGLFLFHGNPVVVVAGCLLFGLIYQCIIYAEEEFLANKFGEAYGAYCRDVSRWGLKLSAFSSSTEGMAFNAKRVIAKDYSTMSSTLIALLATEFYRLAADSISPEELSYAMVLVALFVAVVALTGVVSSLKKMGVLDELTAAP